A stretch of Physeter macrocephalus isolate SW-GA chromosome 6, ASM283717v5, whole genome shotgun sequence DNA encodes these proteins:
- the RLIG1 gene encoding RNA ligase 1 isoform X1, giving the protein MRRLGSVQRKMPCVFVTEVKEEPSTKREHQPFKVLATETISHKALDADIHSAIPTEKVDGTCCYVTTYKGQPYLWARLDRKPNKLAEKRFKNFLHSKQNSKEFFWNVEEDFKPVPECWIPAKEIEQLNGNPMPDENGHIPGWVPVEKNNKQYCWHSSVVNYEFEIALVLRHHSDDPGLLEISAVPLSDLLEQTLELIGTNINGNPYGLGSKKHPLHLLIPHGAFQIRNLPTLKHNDLLSWFEGCREGKIEGIVWHCSDGCLIKVHRHHLGLCWPIPDTYMNSKPVIINMNLNNYVYAFDAKCLFNHFSKIDNQKFGRLKDIILNV; this is encoded by the exons ATGAGGCGCCTGGGCTCGGTGCAGCGGAAAATGCCGTGTGTGTTTGTGACGGAGGTGAAAGAGGAGCCTTCCACCAAAAGGGAGCATCAG ccATTTAAAGTTTTGGCAACTGAAACTATAAGTCACAAGGCATTAGATGCAGATATACACAGCGCAATTCCAACAGAAAAAGTGGATGGAACATGTTGTTATGTTACTACCTACAAAG gtCAGCCATACCTTTGGGCTCGGCTAGACAGAAAACCTAACAAACTAGCTGagaaaaggtttaaaaattttctacattCAAAACAAAACTCGAAAG aatttttttggaATGTTGAGGAGGACTTCAAACCTGTTCCAGAGTGCTGGATACCAGCGAAGGAAATAGAACAATTAAATGGGAATCCAATGCCTGATGAAAATGGACACATTCCTG GTTGGGTACCAgtggagaaaaacaacaaacagtatTGCTGGCATTCCTCTGTAGTAAATTATGAATTTGAAATCGCCCTGGTACTGAGGCATCATTCTGATGATCCTGGTCTTTTGGAAATTAGTGCAGTGCCGCTCTCAGATCTCTTAGAACAAACCCTGGAGCTTATAGGAACCAATATTAATGGAAACCCATATG gGTTAGGAAGCAAGAAACATCCATTACATCTTCTTATACCACATGGAGCATTTCAAATAAGAAATCTACCTACTTTGAAGCACAATGATCTGTTGTCCTGGTTTGAAGGTTGCAGAGAGGGTAAAATTGAAGGAATAGTGTGGCACTGCAGTGATGGCTGTTTAATCAAG gtccATCGCCATCATCTTGGTTTATGCTGGCCAATCCCAGATACTTATATGAATTCAAAACCAGTTATTATCAACATGAATCTGAACAATTATGTGTATGCCTTTGATGCTAAGTGTTTATTTAATCACTTTTCAAAAATAGATAATCAGAAATTTGGTAGGCTCAAAGATATAATACTCAATGTATAA
- the RLIG1 gene encoding RNA ligase 1 isoform X3 yields MRRLGSVQRKMPCVFVTEVKEEPSTKREHQPFKVLATETISHKALDADIHSAIPTEKVDGTCCYVTTYKGQPYLWARLDRKPNKLAEKRFKNFLHSKQNSKGWVPVEKNNKQYCWHSSVVNYEFEIALVLRHHSDDPGLLEISAVPLSDLLEQTLELIGTNINGNPYGLGSKKHPLHLLIPHGAFQIRNLPTLKHNDLLSWFEGCREGKIEGIVWHCSDGCLIKVHRHHLGLCWPIPDTYMNSKPVIINMNLNNYVYAFDAKCLFNHFSKIDNQKFGRLKDIILNV; encoded by the exons ATGAGGCGCCTGGGCTCGGTGCAGCGGAAAATGCCGTGTGTGTTTGTGACGGAGGTGAAAGAGGAGCCTTCCACCAAAAGGGAGCATCAG ccATTTAAAGTTTTGGCAACTGAAACTATAAGTCACAAGGCATTAGATGCAGATATACACAGCGCAATTCCAACAGAAAAAGTGGATGGAACATGTTGTTATGTTACTACCTACAAAG gtCAGCCATACCTTTGGGCTCGGCTAGACAGAAAACCTAACAAACTAGCTGagaaaaggtttaaaaattttctacattCAAAACAAAACTCGAAAG GTTGGGTACCAgtggagaaaaacaacaaacagtatTGCTGGCATTCCTCTGTAGTAAATTATGAATTTGAAATCGCCCTGGTACTGAGGCATCATTCTGATGATCCTGGTCTTTTGGAAATTAGTGCAGTGCCGCTCTCAGATCTCTTAGAACAAACCCTGGAGCTTATAGGAACCAATATTAATGGAAACCCATATG gGTTAGGAAGCAAGAAACATCCATTACATCTTCTTATACCACATGGAGCATTTCAAATAAGAAATCTACCTACTTTGAAGCACAATGATCTGTTGTCCTGGTTTGAAGGTTGCAGAGAGGGTAAAATTGAAGGAATAGTGTGGCACTGCAGTGATGGCTGTTTAATCAAG gtccATCGCCATCATCTTGGTTTATGCTGGCCAATCCCAGATACTTATATGAATTCAAAACCAGTTATTATCAACATGAATCTGAACAATTATGTGTATGCCTTTGATGCTAAGTGTTTATTTAATCACTTTTCAAAAATAGATAATCAGAAATTTGGTAGGCTCAAAGATATAATACTCAATGTATAA
- the RLIG1 gene encoding RNA ligase 1 isoform X2: protein MTLLTTNLNRSLKIRPRVLLPPFKVLATETISHKALDADIHSAIPTEKVDGTCCYVTTYKGQPYLWARLDRKPNKLAEKRFKNFLHSKQNSKEFFWNVEEDFKPVPECWIPAKEIEQLNGNPMPDENGHIPGWVPVEKNNKQYCWHSSVVNYEFEIALVLRHHSDDPGLLEISAVPLSDLLEQTLELIGTNINGNPYGLGSKKHPLHLLIPHGAFQIRNLPTLKHNDLLSWFEGCREGKIEGIVWHCSDGCLIKVHRHHLGLCWPIPDTYMNSKPVIINMNLNNYVYAFDAKCLFNHFSKIDNQKFGRLKDIILNV, encoded by the exons ATGACACTGTTGACAACTAACCTAAATAGGTCACTAAAGATCAGACCTCGTGTATTGTTACCA ccATTTAAAGTTTTGGCAACTGAAACTATAAGTCACAAGGCATTAGATGCAGATATACACAGCGCAATTCCAACAGAAAAAGTGGATGGAACATGTTGTTATGTTACTACCTACAAAG gtCAGCCATACCTTTGGGCTCGGCTAGACAGAAAACCTAACAAACTAGCTGagaaaaggtttaaaaattttctacattCAAAACAAAACTCGAAAG aatttttttggaATGTTGAGGAGGACTTCAAACCTGTTCCAGAGTGCTGGATACCAGCGAAGGAAATAGAACAATTAAATGGGAATCCAATGCCTGATGAAAATGGACACATTCCTG GTTGGGTACCAgtggagaaaaacaacaaacagtatTGCTGGCATTCCTCTGTAGTAAATTATGAATTTGAAATCGCCCTGGTACTGAGGCATCATTCTGATGATCCTGGTCTTTTGGAAATTAGTGCAGTGCCGCTCTCAGATCTCTTAGAACAAACCCTGGAGCTTATAGGAACCAATATTAATGGAAACCCATATG gGTTAGGAAGCAAGAAACATCCATTACATCTTCTTATACCACATGGAGCATTTCAAATAAGAAATCTACCTACTTTGAAGCACAATGATCTGTTGTCCTGGTTTGAAGGTTGCAGAGAGGGTAAAATTGAAGGAATAGTGTGGCACTGCAGTGATGGCTGTTTAATCAAG gtccATCGCCATCATCTTGGTTTATGCTGGCCAATCCCAGATACTTATATGAATTCAAAACCAGTTATTATCAACATGAATCTGAACAATTATGTGTATGCCTTTGATGCTAAGTGTTTATTTAATCACTTTTCAAAAATAGATAATCAGAAATTTGGTAGGCTCAAAGATATAATACTCAATGTATAA